The Thermus brockianus genome window below encodes:
- a CDS encoding V-type ATP synthase subunit A, whose product MIQGVIEKIAGPAVIAKGMLGARMYDICKVGNEGLVGEIIRLDGDTAFVQVYEDTSGLKVGEPVVSTGLPLAVELGPGMLNGIYDGIQRPLERIQEKTGIYITRGVVVHALDREKKWAWTPRVKPGDEVKGGMVLGTVPEFNFTHKILVPPDVRGRVKEVKPAGEYTVEEPVVVLEDGTELKMYHTWPVRRARPVQRKLDPNTPFLTGMRILDVLFPVAMGGTAAIPGPFGSGKTVTQQSLAKWSNADVVVYVGCGERGNEMTDVLVEFPELTDPKTGGPLMHRTVLIANTSNMPVAAREASIYVGVTIAEYFRDQGFSVALMADSTSRWAEALREISSRLEEMPAEEGYPPYLAARLAAFYERSGKVVTLGGEEGAVTIVGAVSPPGGDMSEPVTQSTLRIVGAFWRLDASLAFRRHFPAINWNGSYSLFTGALDPWYRENVAPDYPELRDAISELLQREAGLQEIVQLVGPDALQDAERLVIEVGRIIREDFLQQNAYHEVDAYCSMRKAYGIMKMILSLYKEAEAAIRRGVSIDEILALPVIERIGRARYVSEEEFPRYFEEAMREIEGAFKALA is encoded by the coding sequence ATGATCCAAGGCGTGATTGAGAAGATCGCGGGCCCGGCGGTGATCGCCAAGGGAATGCTGGGGGCCCGCATGTACGATATCTGCAAGGTGGGCAACGAGGGCCTGGTGGGGGAGATCATCCGCCTGGACGGGGATACCGCCTTCGTCCAGGTGTACGAGGACACCTCGGGCCTCAAGGTGGGGGAGCCCGTGGTCTCCACGGGGCTTCCCTTGGCGGTGGAGCTGGGCCCCGGGATGCTCAACGGCATCTACGACGGCATCCAGCGCCCCCTGGAGCGCATTCAGGAGAAGACGGGAATCTACATCACCCGGGGCGTGGTGGTCCACGCCCTGGACCGGGAAAAGAAATGGGCCTGGACGCCTAGGGTCAAGCCCGGGGACGAGGTGAAGGGGGGCATGGTCCTCGGCACGGTCCCGGAGTTCAACTTCACCCACAAGATCCTGGTGCCCCCCGACGTAAGGGGCCGGGTGAAGGAGGTGAAGCCCGCCGGGGAGTACACGGTGGAGGAGCCGGTGGTGGTCCTCGAGGACGGCACCGAGCTCAAGATGTACCACACCTGGCCCGTGCGCCGGGCCCGCCCCGTGCAACGCAAGCTGGACCCCAACACCCCCTTCCTCACGGGAATGCGCATCCTGGACGTCCTCTTCCCCGTGGCCATGGGGGGAACCGCCGCCATCCCGGGGCCTTTCGGGAGCGGCAAGACCGTTACCCAGCAGTCCCTGGCCAAGTGGTCCAACGCTGACGTGGTGGTCTACGTGGGGTGCGGGGAGCGGGGCAACGAGATGACCGACGTCTTGGTGGAGTTCCCCGAGCTCACCGACCCCAAGACGGGGGGCCCCCTCATGCACCGCACCGTGCTCATCGCCAACACCTCCAACATGCCCGTGGCTGCCCGCGAGGCGAGCATCTACGTGGGCGTGACCATCGCCGAGTACTTCCGCGACCAGGGCTTCTCCGTGGCCCTCATGGCCGACTCCACCAGCCGCTGGGCCGAGGCCTTGCGGGAGATCTCCAGCCGGTTGGAGGAGATGCCCGCCGAGGAAGGCTATCCCCCTTACCTGGCCGCCCGCCTGGCCGCCTTCTACGAGCGCTCGGGCAAGGTGGTCACCTTGGGGGGCGAGGAGGGGGCGGTCACCATCGTGGGGGCGGTCTCCCCGCCGGGCGGCGATATGTCCGAGCCCGTAACCCAGTCCACCCTGCGCATCGTGGGGGCCTTCTGGCGGCTGGACGCCTCCTTGGCCTTCCGGCGCCACTTCCCGGCCATTAACTGGAACGGCTCCTACTCCCTCTTCACGGGGGCCCTGGACCCCTGGTACCGGGAGAACGTGGCCCCCGACTACCCCGAGCTTCGCGACGCCATCTCCGAGCTTCTGCAACGGGAGGCGGGGCTGCAGGAAATCGTCCAGCTGGTGGGGCCGGACGCCCTCCAGGACGCCGAGCGGCTGGTCATTGAGGTGGGGCGCATCATCCGCGAGGACTTCTTGCAGCAAAACGCCTACCACGAGGTGGACGCCTACTGCTCCATGCGGAAGGCCTACGGCATCATGAAGATGATCCTCTCCCTCTACAAGGAGGCCGAGGCCGCCATCCGCCGGGGCGTGAGCATTGACGAGATCCTGGCGCTCCCCGTCATTGAGCGCATCGGCCGTGCCCGCTACGTGAGCGAGGAGGAGTTCCCCCGCTACTTTGAAGAGGCCATGAGGGAGATTGAAGGGGCCTTCAAAGCCCTGGCTTAG
- a CDS encoding class I SAM-dependent rRNA methyltransferase: MRILVNERGAARLLARHLWVFRRDVVSGPDTPGLYPVYWGKRFLALALYNPQSDLTVRAFRFRPALDPVEALLENLDRALHRRLPHLEREPEGGFRLAHAEGDFLPGLVVDYYAGHAVVQATAHAWEGLLPEVAERLKPLVQSVLAKNDAKSRELEGLPLYVRPLLGEVPKQVAVREGKVRYLVDLLEGQKTGAYLDQRDNRILMEGFQGERALDVFSYAGSFGLHLALGFKEVISVDTSAEALKRAEENARLNGLTLQTVEANAFDYLRNLEKAGERFDLIVLDPPAFAKGKKDLERAYRAYKEVNLRAIKLLKEEGILATASCSHHLTEPLFYEMLREAAQDAHRTLRVLERRGQGFDHPVLLTHPETHYLKFALLEVL, translated from the coding sequence GTGAGGATTCTCGTCAACGAACGGGGGGCCGCCCGCCTCCTTGCCCGCCACCTATGGGTCTTCCGCCGCGATGTGGTCTCGGGCCCCGACACGCCGGGGCTTTACCCCGTGTACTGGGGCAAGCGCTTTCTAGCCCTGGCCCTCTACAACCCCCAAAGCGACCTCACGGTGCGGGCCTTCCGCTTCCGGCCCGCCCTGGACCCGGTGGAAGCCCTCCTGGAGAACCTGGACCGCGCCTTACACCGCCGCCTACCCCACCTGGAACGGGAGCCCGAAGGGGGCTTCCGCCTGGCCCACGCCGAGGGGGACTTCCTCCCCGGGCTCGTGGTGGACTACTACGCCGGCCACGCCGTGGTCCAGGCCACGGCCCACGCCTGGGAAGGCCTCCTGCCCGAGGTGGCGGAAAGGCTTAAGCCTTTGGTCCAAAGCGTCCTCGCCAAAAACGACGCCAAAAGCCGTGAGCTGGAGGGGCTTCCCCTCTATGTCCGCCCCCTTTTGGGGGAGGTGCCCAAGCAGGTGGCGGTGCGGGAAGGGAAGGTGCGCTACCTGGTGGACCTCCTGGAAGGGCAGAAGACGGGGGCCTATCTGGACCAGCGGGATAACCGCATCCTTATGGAAGGCTTTCAGGGGGAGAGGGCCTTAGACGTCTTCAGCTACGCCGGAAGCTTCGGCCTACACCTGGCCCTCGGCTTCAAGGAGGTCATCAGCGTGGACACCTCGGCGGAGGCCCTCAAGCGGGCCGAGGAAAACGCCCGCTTAAACGGCCTCACCCTCCAAACGGTGGAGGCCAACGCCTTTGACTACTTAAGGAACCTGGAGAAGGCGGGGGAGCGGTTTGACCTCATCGTCCTGGACCCTCCCGCCTTCGCCAAGGGGAAGAAGGACCTGGAACGGGCCTACCGGGCCTACAAGGAGGTGAACCTCAGGGCCATCAAGCTCCTCAAGGAGGAGGGAATCCTGGCCACGGCGAGCTGTAGCCACCACCTCACCGAACCCCTCTTCTACGAGATGCTCCGGGAGGCCGCCCAGGACGCCCACCGCACCCTCCGCGTCTTGGAGCGGCGGGGCCAAGGTTTTGACCACCCTGTCCTCCTCACCCATCCGGAGACCCACTACCTGAAGTTCGCCCTTTTAGAAGTTCTCTGA
- a CDS encoding F0F1 ATP synthase subunit C has translation MKKLLVLVLVAVFGALALAAEEAAASGGLDRGLIAVGMGLAVGLAALGTGVAQARIGAAGVGAIAEDRGNFGTALIFLLLPETLVIFGLLIAFILNGKL, from the coding sequence ATGAAGAAGCTTCTCGTTCTGGTTCTGGTAGCGGTGTTCGGCGCGTTGGCTTTGGCGGCGGAGGAGGCGGCGGCCTCCGGGGGCTTGGACCGGGGCCTCATCGCCGTGGGCATGGGGCTCGCCGTGGGCCTAGCCGCCTTGGGCACGGGCGTGGCCCAGGCCCGCATCGGGGCCGCCGGCGTGGGGGCCATCGCCGAGGACCGGGGTAACTTCGGTACCGCCCTCATCTTCCTGCTCCTGCCCGAGACCCTGGTGATCTTCGGCCTCCTCATCGCCTTCATCCTGAACGGCAAGCTCTAA
- a CDS encoding V-type ATP synthase subunit E, with amino-acid sequence MSKLEAILSQEVEAEIRALLDEAKAKAEGLRKEAEAKAEALLAARKRALEAQYQAALRRAESAGELLLATARAEAKGEVLEAVRARVREALAALPEKPEWPEALRKLALEALAALPEPKGLASHPENLPHLEPLARERGLELVADPALRLGVRALGKEGKTQVENTLEGRLERAWDALSAKVAAVLWG; translated from the coding sequence ATGTCTAAACTGGAAGCGATTTTGAGCCAGGAGGTGGAGGCGGAGATCCGCGCCCTTCTGGACGAGGCCAAGGCCAAGGCTGAGGGCTTGCGCAAGGAGGCGGAGGCCAAGGCCGAGGCCCTTTTGGCCGCGAGGAAGCGGGCCCTCGAGGCCCAGTACCAAGCCGCCCTGCGCCGGGCGGAAAGCGCTGGGGAGCTCCTTTTGGCCACCGCCCGCGCCGAGGCCAAGGGGGAGGTGCTGGAGGCGGTGCGGGCCAGGGTGCGGGAGGCCTTGGCGGCCCTGCCGGAAAAGCCCGAGTGGCCGGAGGCGCTGAGGAAGCTCGCCCTGGAGGCCCTTGCCGCCCTGCCCGAGCCCAAGGGCCTGGCCTCCCACCCGGAGAACCTGCCCCACCTGGAGCCCTTGGCCCGGGAAAGGGGCTTGGAGCTGGTGGCCGACCCCGCCCTGCGGCTTGGGGTGCGGGCCCTGGGGAAAGAGGGCAAGACCCAGGTGGAAAATACTTTAGAGGGCCGCCTGGAGCGGGCGTGGGACGCCCTTTCCGCCAAGGTGGCCGCGGTGCTTTGGGGCTAG
- the atpD gene encoding V-type ATP synthase subunit D, producing the protein MSQVSPTRMNLLQRRGQLRLAQKGVDLLKKKRDALVAEFFGLVREALEARKALNQAAQEAYSALLLAQAFDGPESVAAASLGVPPLEDVEAEVENVWGSKVPRLKATFSDKAVLSPVGTPAYTLEAARAFRRYAEALVQVANTETRLKKIGEEIKKTTRRVNALEQVVIPGIRSQIRFIQQVLEQREREDTFRLKRIKGKIEAREAEAEGTRPNPQLEIGAGL; encoded by the coding sequence ATGAGCCAGGTCAGCCCCACCCGGATGAACCTTCTGCAAAGGCGGGGGCAGCTCCGTCTGGCGCAGAAGGGGGTGGACCTCCTCAAGAAGAAGAGGGACGCCTTGGTGGCGGAGTTCTTCGGCCTGGTGCGGGAGGCCTTGGAGGCCCGGAAGGCCCTGAACCAGGCGGCCCAAGAGGCCTACTCCGCCCTCCTCCTGGCCCAGGCCTTTGACGGGCCCGAAAGCGTGGCCGCCGCAAGCCTTGGGGTCCCGCCCCTGGAGGACGTGGAGGCGGAGGTGGAAAACGTCTGGGGGAGCAAGGTGCCCAGGCTCAAGGCCACCTTTTCCGATAAGGCGGTGCTTTCCCCCGTGGGCACGCCCGCTTATACCCTCGAGGCCGCCCGCGCCTTCCGCCGCTACGCCGAAGCCTTGGTCCAGGTGGCCAACACGGAAACCCGCCTCAAGAAGATCGGCGAGGAGATCAAGAAGACCACGCGGCGGGTGAACGCCCTGGAGCAGGTGGTGATCCCCGGCATCCGCTCCCAGATCCGCTTCATCCAGCAGGTATTGGAGCAGCGGGAGCGGGAGGACACCTTCCGCCTCAAGCGCATCAAGGGCAAGATCGAAGCGCGGGAGGCGGAGGCCGAGGGCACCCGGCCGAACCCCCAGTTGGAGATCGGGGCGGGCCTCTAA
- a CDS encoding V-type ATPase subunit, producing the protein MADDFAYLNARVRARRQSLLKESFFQEALDLAYPEFLRLLSESVYGAELAGQGLPDVDRAVGRTLARLVGDLPGLVTGEAREAVRLLLLRNDLTNLQAILRAKATGRSFEEVLLLPGTLKEPLWRQAYEAQDLPGMAQVLSVPGHPLARALRAVLRETQELTRVEALLAKRFFEDVAKAAKALEAPFLRDYLALEVDAENLRTAFKLQGQGVSPEGLFVRGGRFVDRVRFARLLEGDYAVLDELSGTPFAPLAGVRDLKELEKRLRCVLLKEARKGASDPLGAGLVLAYVKEREWEAMRLRLLARRAYFGLPRAQVEEEVACA; encoded by the coding sequence ATGGCGGATGACTTCGCCTACCTAAACGCCCGGGTGCGGGCCAGGCGGCAAAGCCTCCTGAAGGAGAGCTTCTTCCAGGAGGCCTTGGACCTGGCCTACCCCGAGTTCCTCCGCCTCCTTTCGGAAAGCGTCTACGGGGCGGAGCTTGCGGGGCAGGGCCTTCCCGACGTGGACCGGGCGGTGGGGCGTACCCTGGCCCGGCTCGTGGGGGACCTGCCGGGCCTCGTCACCGGGGAGGCCCGCGAGGCGGTGCGCCTCCTCCTTCTGCGCAACGACCTGACCAACCTGCAGGCCATCCTAAGGGCCAAGGCCACGGGCCGCTCCTTTGAGGAGGTCCTCCTCCTGCCGGGGACCCTCAAGGAACCCCTTTGGCGCCAGGCCTACGAGGCGCAGGATCTCCCGGGCATGGCCCAGGTCCTCTCCGTTCCCGGCCACCCCTTGGCCCGGGCCCTGCGGGCGGTCCTTAGGGAAACCCAGGAGCTTACCCGGGTGGAGGCCCTTTTGGCCAAGCGCTTCTTTGAGGACGTGGCCAAGGCGGCCAAGGCCCTCGAGGCCCCCTTCTTGCGGGACTACCTGGCCCTGGAGGTGGACGCCGAGAACCTGCGCACCGCCTTCAAACTCCAGGGGCAGGGGGTATCCCCTGAGGGGCTTTTCGTCCGGGGAGGGCGGTTCGTGGACCGGGTGCGCTTCGCCCGGCTTTTGGAGGGGGACTACGCCGTCTTGGACGAGCTATCCGGTACCCCCTTCGCCCCCTTGGCCGGGGTGCGGGACCTGAAGGAGCTGGAAAAGCGCCTAAGGTGCGTCCTCCTGAAGGAGGCGCGGAAGGGGGCTTCCGACCCCTTGGGGGCGGGGCTGGTCCTCGCCTACGTGAAGGAGCGGGAGTGGGAGGCCATGCGGCTTAGGCTTTTGGCCCGGCGGGCCTACTTCGGCCTGCCCCGGGCCCAGGTGGAGGAGGAGGTGGCCTGCGCATGA
- the atpF gene encoding V-type ATP synthase subunit F, whose product MAVIADPESAQGFRLAGLEAYAAQSPEEAKALLEKLVGQGGYALVAVDQGLLPEPEKAVERLMRGKDLPVLLSMAGLKEAFQNPDVEGYMRELVRRTIGFDIKL is encoded by the coding sequence ATCGCCGTGATCGCCGATCCCGAGTCCGCCCAGGGCTTTCGCTTGGCGGGCCTCGAGGCCTACGCCGCCCAGAGCCCGGAGGAGGCCAAGGCCCTTTTGGAAAAGTTGGTGGGCCAAGGGGGGTATGCCCTGGTGGCCGTGGACCAGGGGCTTTTGCCCGAGCCGGAGAAGGCGGTGGAGCGCCTCATGCGGGGGAAGGACCTTCCCGTCCTCCTCTCCATGGCGGGCCTGAAGGAGGCCTTCCAAAACCCCGACGTGGAAGGCTACATGCGCGAGTTGGTGCGGCGCACCATCGGCTTTGACATCAAGTTGTAG
- a CDS encoding V-type ATP synthase subunit B: MDLLKKEYTGVTYISGPLLFVENAKDLAYGAIVDIKDGSGRVRGGQVIEVSEEYAVIQVFEETTGLDLATTTVSLVEDVARLGVSKEMLGRRFNGIGKPIDGLPPITPEKRLPIVGLPLNPVARRKPEEFIQTGISTIDVMNTLVRGQKLPIFSGSGLPANEIAAQIARQATVRPDLSGEGEKEEPFAVVFAAMGITQRELSYFIQEFERTGALSRSVLFLNKADDPTIERILTPRMALTVAEYLAFEHDYHVLVILTDMTNYCEALREIGASREEIPGRRGYPGYMYTDLATIYERAGVVVGKKGSVTQIPILSMPDDDRTHPIPDLTGYITEGQIQLSRELHRKGIYPPIDPLPSLSRLMNNGVGKGKTREDHKQVSDQLYSAYANGVDIRKLVAIIGEDALTENDRRYLQFADAFEKHFINQGQQNRSIEESLQIAWALLSMLPQGELKRISKDHIGKYYGQKLEEIWGAPQALD; encoded by the coding sequence ATGGACCTCTTGAAGAAGGAGTACACCGGCGTCACCTACATCTCCGGTCCCCTGCTCTTCGTGGAAAACGCCAAGGACCTGGCCTACGGCGCCATCGTGGACATCAAGGACGGCTCGGGCCGGGTGCGCGGCGGGCAGGTGATTGAGGTCTCCGAGGAGTACGCCGTCATCCAGGTGTTTGAGGAAACCACGGGGCTGGACCTGGCCACCACCACGGTGAGCCTGGTGGAGGACGTGGCCCGGCTCGGGGTTTCCAAAGAGATGCTGGGCCGCCGCTTCAACGGCATCGGCAAGCCCATTGACGGCCTGCCCCCCATCACCCCGGAGAAGCGGCTTCCCATCGTGGGCCTTCCCCTGAACCCCGTGGCCCGCAGGAAGCCCGAGGAGTTCATCCAGACCGGTATCTCCACCATTGACGTGATGAACACCCTGGTGCGGGGGCAGAAGCTTCCCATCTTCTCCGGCTCGGGCCTCCCCGCCAACGAGATCGCCGCCCAGATTGCCCGGCAGGCCACGGTGCGCCCCGACCTCTCCGGGGAAGGGGAGAAGGAGGAGCCCTTCGCCGTGGTCTTCGCCGCCATGGGCATCACCCAGCGGGAGCTCTCCTACTTCATCCAGGAGTTTGAGCGCACCGGGGCCCTAAGCCGCTCCGTCCTCTTCCTCAACAAGGCGGACGACCCCACCATTGAGCGCATCCTCACCCCCCGCATGGCCCTCACCGTGGCGGAGTACCTGGCCTTTGAGCACGACTACCACGTGCTGGTCATCCTCACGGACATGACCAACTACTGCGAGGCCCTGCGGGAGATTGGGGCGAGCCGCGAGGAGATTCCCGGGCGCCGCGGGTACCCCGGCTACATGTACACCGACCTGGCCACCATCTACGAGCGGGCCGGGGTGGTGGTGGGGAAGAAGGGGAGCGTGACCCAGATCCCCATCCTCTCCATGCCCGACGACGACCGGACCCACCCCATCCCCGACCTCACGGGCTACATCACCGAGGGGCAGATCCAGCTTTCCCGGGAGCTCCACCGCAAGGGCATCTACCCGCCCATTGACCCCCTGCCCTCCCTTTCCCGCCTCATGAACAACGGGGTGGGCAAGGGCAAGACCCGGGAGGACCACAAGCAGGTGTCCGACCAGCTCTACTCCGCCTACGCCAACGGCGTGGACATCCGCAAGCTGGTGGCCATCATCGGCGAGGACGCCCTCACGGAAAACGACCGCCGCTACCTGCAGTTCGCCGACGCCTTTGAGAAGCACTTCATCAACCAGGGGCAGCAGAACCGCTCCATTGAGGAGAGCCTCCAGATCGCCTGGGCCCTCCTCTCCATGCTGCCCCAGGGCGAGCTCAAGCGCATCTCCAAGGACCACATCGGCAAGTACTACGGGCAGAAGCTGGAGGAGATCTGGGGCGCGCCGCAGGCCCTGGACTAA
- a CDS encoding V-type ATP synthase subunit I: MIAPMEKLVLAGPKGRAKELLHSLQQAGVVHLETLRVAELAEYKLSPEEREELRRWEGVAAGAEHTLTLLGQEVAPSRPFPEGLEAAEKALAPIQGHAEGLSRQKQELEEELSLAQAYLEPLEKLAGLAQGLDQSPFLRVVPFLLTEKELPLVEEALQKALEDRFLLASEPYARGLAALLVVHRRDLEAAKAALSRAGLAELRLPGAYGELPLSQAARRLKERAEAAPRELSEVRQALAKLAKEATSTLQSLWTRAKDEVARLKALEELASGRFGFALLGYVPVKAKPKVEEALARHKEGVVYAFEPVDEHHEADRIPVALDNPPWVKPFELLVSFLNTPKYGSLDPTPVVPIFFPFWFGMIVGDIGYALLFLLLGRWLSGFVKRNEPLVIDLFALKLKPQVIAKLVYILNWMVFWTVLWGIVYGEFFGTFLEHLGVFGTPEHPGLIPILIPRIDTAKTANLLILLSVAFGVVMVFFGLILRAYLGLKHRHMAHFWEGVGYLGGLVGILALAASYLGNLQAGWLAGLMYLGFGVFLLAVLMSRIWLMIPEIFTQAGHILSHIRIYAVGAAGGILAGLLTDVGFAMAERMGLLGALLGIVVAGVLHLLILLLTTLGHMLQPIRLIWVEFFTKFGFYEENGRPYRPFKSVRETQ; encoded by the coding sequence GTGATCGCCCCCATGGAGAAGCTGGTCCTGGCGGGCCCAAAAGGCCGGGCCAAGGAGCTTCTCCATAGCCTGCAACAGGCGGGGGTGGTGCACCTGGAAACCCTAAGGGTGGCGGAGCTTGCCGAGTACAAGCTCTCCCCCGAGGAAAGGGAAGAACTGAGGCGCTGGGAGGGGGTGGCGGCGGGGGCTGAGCACACCCTGACCCTCCTGGGCCAGGAGGTGGCGCCTTCCCGGCCCTTCCCGGAGGGCCTCGAGGCGGCGGAGAAGGCCCTTGCCCCCATCCAGGGCCACGCCGAGGGGCTTTCCCGGCAGAAGCAGGAGCTTGAGGAGGAGCTTTCCCTGGCCCAGGCTTACCTGGAGCCTTTGGAGAAGCTCGCCGGCCTGGCCCAGGGTCTGGACCAAAGCCCCTTCCTCCGGGTGGTCCCCTTCCTCCTCACGGAAAAGGAGTTGCCCCTGGTGGAGGAGGCGCTCCAAAAGGCCTTGGAAGACCGCTTCCTCCTGGCCAGCGAGCCCTACGCCAGGGGGCTTGCCGCCCTTCTTGTGGTCCACCGCCGGGACCTGGAGGCGGCCAAGGCTGCCCTTTCCCGCGCCGGCCTCGCCGAGCTCCGCCTGCCCGGGGCCTATGGGGAGCTTCCCCTTTCCCAGGCGGCCCGCAGGCTTAAGGAGCGGGCGGAGGCGGCCCCTAGGGAGCTTTCCGAGGTGCGCCAGGCCCTGGCCAAGCTGGCCAAGGAGGCCACCTCCACCCTGCAAAGCCTCTGGACCCGGGCCAAGGACGAGGTGGCCCGGCTGAAGGCCCTGGAGGAGTTGGCCTCGGGCCGTTTCGGCTTCGCCCTTTTGGGCTACGTGCCGGTGAAGGCCAAGCCCAAGGTGGAGGAGGCCCTGGCCCGGCACAAGGAGGGGGTGGTCTACGCCTTTGAACCGGTGGACGAGCACCACGAGGCGGACCGCATCCCCGTGGCCTTGGACAACCCCCCTTGGGTCAAGCCCTTTGAGCTCTTGGTGAGCTTCCTGAACACGCCCAAGTACGGCTCCCTTGACCCCACCCCGGTGGTCCCCATCTTCTTCCCCTTCTGGTTCGGGATGATCGTGGGGGACATCGGCTACGCCCTCCTCTTCCTCCTCCTGGGGCGCTGGCTTTCCGGCTTCGTGAAGCGGAACGAGCCCTTGGTCATTGACCTCTTCGCCCTCAAGCTCAAGCCCCAGGTGATCGCCAAGCTCGTCTACATCCTCAACTGGATGGTCTTCTGGACGGTGCTCTGGGGTATCGTCTACGGGGAGTTCTTCGGCACCTTCCTAGAGCACCTAGGGGTCTTCGGCACCCCGGAGCACCCGGGCCTCATCCCCATCCTCATTCCCCGCATTGACACCGCCAAGACCGCCAACCTCCTCATCCTCCTCTCCGTGGCCTTCGGCGTGGTCATGGTCTTCTTTGGGCTCATCCTCCGGGCCTACCTGGGGCTCAAGCACCGCCACATGGCCCACTTCTGGGAAGGGGTGGGGTATCTGGGCGGGCTCGTGGGCATCCTGGCCTTGGCCGCCTCGTACCTTGGGAACCTGCAGGCGGGGTGGCTTGCGGGCCTCATGTACCTAGGCTTTGGCGTCTTCCTGTTGGCGGTCCTCATGAGCCGCATCTGGCTCATGATCCCGGAGATCTTCACCCAGGCGGGGCACATCCTCTCCCACATCCGTATCTACGCCGTGGGGGCCGCAGGCGGTATCCTGGCGGGCCTGCTCACGGACGTGGGCTTTGCCATGGCGGAGCGGATGGGCCTCTTGGGGGCGCTTTTGGGCATCGTGGTGGCGGGCGTCTTGCACCTCCTCATCCTCCTCCTCACCACCCTGGGCCACATGCTCCAGCCCATCCGTTTGATCTGGGTGGAGTTCTTCACCAAGTTCGGTTTCTACGAGGAGAACGGCAGGCCATACCGGCCGTTCAAAAGCGTCCGCGAGACGCAGTAA
- a CDS encoding V-type ATPase subunit subunit G family protein — MGGLGLIKTLAEKEKELLARLEAAKKEAEDLLKRAEAEAKALLEEAEAKGKALEAEYKAKEARETEALLAQYRKRAEAEAQAVKEKGMARLEEAVGLVLKEVLP; from the coding sequence ATGGGAGGCCTGGGACTTATCAAGACCCTAGCGGAGAAGGAGAAGGAGCTCCTTGCCCGCCTCGAGGCCGCCAAGAAGGAGGCGGAGGACCTCCTGAAGCGGGCGGAGGCCGAGGCCAAGGCCCTCCTGGAGGAGGCCGAGGCCAAGGGCAAGGCCCTGGAGGCGGAGTACAAGGCGAAGGAAGCCAGGGAAACCGAAGCCCTCCTGGCCCAGTACCGCAAGCGCGCGGAGGCCGAGGCCCAGGCGGTGAAGGAAAAGGGCATGGCCCGCCTGGAGGAGGCGGTGGGCCTGGTGCTCAAGGAGGTCTTGCCGTGA